From Anopheles merus strain MAF unplaced genomic scaffold, AmerM5.1 LNR4000089, whole genome shotgun sequence, one genomic window encodes:
- the LOC121601426 gene encoding microfibril-associated glycoprotein 4-like — MYVLKVIVPLLLMLFLSHTGRGDDHHNTTDRRLPGFAYEMIANKLEYMQDKLIAMESAIKEDRKLIDQQTDAIHANHAQMKEDMQLLVRKFIDAQTHSNKALIEAANANQAKMKEEIQLLARKCIDQQTETFETNNAQIRDEIQQLASKKDLARFMTISGLNLHSISFESCKENILKRSGQYLIQPTENNKPFRGYCEQTAFGGGWLVIQYRYDGSVDFYRNWTEYRNGFGSMDGEFWLGLEYLHRMTSARKHELLVELKDFEGNYMYARYDEFAIGSEEEQYPLAKLGAYTGTTGDALSYHKGMKFTTKDRDNDLASSNCANNWKGAWWYKACHGANLNGLYRNSVDGENIVWNAYKRYWGLAYSRMMIREI, encoded by the coding sequence ATGTACGTTTTGAAGGTGATTGTACCGTTACTGCTGATGTTGTTTCTTTCGCATACAGGCCGAGGCGACGATCATCACAACACCACAGATAGACGCTTACCAGGGTTTGCATACGAGATGATTGCAAACAAATTGGAGTACATGCAGGACAAACTGATCGCAATGGAATCGGCTATAAAGGAGGATCGGAAGCTCATCGATCAGCAAACTGACGCAATTCACGCAAATCACGCACAGATGAAGGAGGACATGCAATTGCTTGTTCggaagttcatcgatgcgcaAACTCATTCAAACAAAGCGCTCATTGAGGCAGCCAACGCTAACCAAGCAAAGATGAAGGAGGAGATTCAACTGCTCGCTCGCAAGTGTATTGATCAGCAGACTGAGACATTTGAAACTAATAACGCACAGATCCGGGATGAGATTCAGCAGCTCGCGTCAAAGAAAGATCTTGCTCGGTTTATGACTATTTCCGGCTTGAACCTTCACAGTATTTCGTTTGAATCATGCAAGGAAAATATATTGAAACGATCGGGTCAATATCTAATACAACCTACTGAGAACAATAAACCGTTTCGGGGATATTGTGAACAGACTGCTTTCGGAGGAGGTTGGTTAGTGATCCAGTATCGTTACGATGGATCGGTGGACTTTTACCGCAACTGGACCGAGTATCGGAATGGGTTTGGCAGCATGGATGGAGAGTTCTGGCTAGGGTTGGAGTATTTACATCGCATGACATCGGCACGAAAGCACGAGCTGCTGGTAGAACTGAAAGACTTTGAAGGAAACTACATGTACGCGCGGTACGATGAGTTCGCGATCGGTAGTGAGGAGGAGCAATATCCGTTAGCAAAGCTCGGAGCGTACACAGGAACGACTGGAGATGCATTATCGTATCATAAGGGCATGAAGTTCACGACGAAGGATCGGGACAACGACTTGGCAAGTTCAAACTGCGCTAATAACTGGAAGGGAGCATGGTGGTACAAAGCATGTCACGGTGCAAATCTTAACGGACTGTACAGGAACAGTGTGGATGGAGAAAATATTGTTTGGAATGCTTACAAAAGGTACTGGGGATTGGCATACTCAAGAATGATGATTCGCGAGATTTAA
- the LOC121601418 gene encoding fibrinogen C domain-containing protein 1-like: MEAAMKHNRENVDQKLSMYLQSISSRSCKEVPLNKSGKYIIQPSKTNEPFVGYCEQTVFGGGWLVFQYRYDGSVDFYRNWTEYRDGFGSIDGEFWLGLDYLHHVTSARKHELLVELKDFDGNYMYARYDEFEIGSEEDQYALTKLGSYTGTANDSLIAHKGMKFSAKDRDNDIWPVGNCAINYKGAWWHKRCYDSNLNGLFRNSVNAENIVWAKYILRLGLAFSRMSIRET, translated from the coding sequence ATGGAAGCTGCCATGAAGCATAATCGAGAAAACGTTGACCAAAAACTGTCTATGTATCTCCAGAGTATCTCGTCACGATCATGCAAGGAAGTTCCATTAAATAAATCGGGCAAATACATAATACAACCTAGTAAAACCAATGAACCTTTTGTGGGATATTGCGAACAGACTGTATTTGGAGGAGGTTGGTTAGTGTTCCAGTATCGTTACGATGGATCGGTGGACTTTTACCGCAACTGGACCGAGTATAGGGACGGATTTGGAAGTATCGATGGTGAATTCTGGCTTGGGCTGGATTATTTGCATCACGTGACGTCAGCACGAAAGCACGAGTTACTGGTGGAGCTGAAAGACTTTGATGGAAACTACATGTACGCACGGTATGATGAGTTCGAGATCGGGAGTGAGGAGGATCAATATGCGTTAACGAAGCTGGGATCGTACACAGGAACGGCCAATGACTCCTTGATAGCCCACAAGGGCATGAAGTTCTCGGCGAAGGATCGGGACAATGATATATGGCCAGTTGGAAACTGTGCTATCAATTATAAAGGAGCATGGTGGCACAAACGATGCTACGATTCAAATCTTAATGGTCTCTTTAGGAATAGTGTGAATGCGGAAAATATTGTTTGGGCTAAGTACATACTAAGATTAGGATTGGCATTCTCAAGAATGTCGATTCGCGAGACATAA
- the LOC121601419 gene encoding fibrinogen-like protein A, with product MCVSKVIMPLLLVLFLSQTSRGDNHHNVKGRNESSFTYELIAKQMEYLEQKLDEMESAMKEDRKLIDLQARSNRALTEALNANNTHMRKEMQLLASKKDLARYMTISGLDFQSISFESCKENLSKRSGKYLIQPTENDEPFLGYCAQTAFGGGWLVIQYRYDGSVDFFRNWTEYRNGFGSMYREFWLGLEHLHRVTTARKHELMVELKDFDGNYMYARYDEFAIGSEEEQYPLTKLGSYMGTAGDALNYHKDMKFSTVDRDNDVSTTHCARYWKGAWWYKGCHNSNLNGIYKNSVQGENIVWNTYKRYWGLAYSRMMIRETK from the coding sequence ATGTGCGTTTCGAAGGTGATTATGCCGTTACTGCTGGTTTTGTTCCTTTCGCAAACAAGTCGCGGCGACAATCATCACAACGTCAAAGGTAGGAATGAATCAAGTTTTACATACGAGCTGATTGCAAAACAAATGGAGTACCTGGAGCAAAAGCTGGACGAAATGGAATCCGCCATGAAGGAGGATCGGAAGCTCATCGATCTCCAGGCTCGATCGAACAGAGCGCTTACGGAAGCACTTAACGCCAATAACACACACATGAGGAAGGAAATGCAACTGCTAGCATCAAAGAAAGATCTTGCTCGGTACATGACCATTTCCGGCTTAGATTTTCAAAGTATTTCGTTTGAATCGTGCAAAGAAAATCTATCGAAACGATCGGGCAAATACCTAATACAACCTACCGAGAATGATGAACCATTTCTGGGATATTGCGCACAGACTGCCTTCGGAGGAGGATGGCTAGTGATTCAGTATCGTTACGATGGATCGGTGGACTTTTTCCGCAACTGGACCGAGTATAGGAACGGGTTCGGAAGTATGTATAGAGAGTTTTGGCTCGGGCTGGAGCATTTGCATCGCGTGACGACAGCCCGAAAGCACGAGCTGATGGTGGAGCTGAAAGACTTTGATGGAAACTACATGTACGCACGGTACGATGAGTTCGCGATCGGCAGTGAGGAGGAACAATATCCACTAACGAAGCTCGGATCGTACATGGGAACGGCAGGAGATGCATTGAATTACCACAAGGATATGAAGTTTTCAACGGTGGATCGGGATAATGACGTTTCAACTACACACTGTGCTAGATATTGGAAGGGCGCTTGGTGGTACAAAGGATGTCATAATTCAAATCTGAATGGAATCTACAAAAACAGCGTGCAAGGAGAAAATATTGTTTGGAACACTTACAAAAGATACTGGGGTTTGGCATACTCAAGAATGATGATCCGTGAAACCAAATGA
- the LOC121601420 gene encoding ficolin-3-like, with protein MNVLKVIIPVMWVLLTSTVQGDDHHNATDRFLPGFAYEMIANKLEYLQHKLHEMESTINEDRKFFARQIQSNMALIEAAYANHVKLREEIQLLASKKDLARFVTISGVDLQSISFESCKEILSKRSRKYQLQLSKNDKPFPVYCEQTAFGGGWLVFQYRYDGSVDFFRNWAEYRHGFGSMDGEFWLGLERLHQLTSARKYELVVELKDFDGNYKYARYNEFMIGSEAEQYPLAKLGSYTGTAGDSLIGHKGHKFSTKDRDNDFGGGNCAAYWEGAWWYDKCFSSTLNGLRKNNVSEGTMLWGGYKPKSGLAYSRMMIRET; from the coding sequence ATGAACGTTTTGAAGGTGATTATACCAGTAATGTGGGTGCTTCTTACATCTACAGTCCAAGGCGACGATCATCATAACGCCACAGATAGGTTCCTCCCAGGGTTTGCATACGAGATGATTGCAAACAAATTGGAGTACCTACAGCACAAACTGCACGAAATGGAATCTACTATAAATGAGGATCGCAAGTTCTTCGCTCGACAGATTCAGTCAAATATGGCGCTCATTGAGGCAGCGTACGCTAACCACGTAAAACTGAGGGAGGAGATCCAACTGCTCGCGTCAAAGAAAGATCTTGCACGATTTGTGACTATTTCCGGCGTGGATCTTCAGAGCATCTCGTTTGAATCGTGCAAGGAAATTCTATCGAAGCGATCGAGAAAATACCAATTACAGCTTAGCAAAAACGATAAACCTTTCCCGGTATATTGCGAACAGACTGCTTTCGGAGGAGGTTGGTTAGTGTTCCAGTATCGTTACGATGGATCGGTGGACTTTTTCCGCAACTGGGCCGAGTATCGGCACGGGTTTGGCAGCATGGATGGAGAGTTTTGGCTTGGGCTGGAACGCTTGCATCAGTTGACATCAGCGAGAAAGTATGAGTTGGTTGTAGAACTGAAAGACTTCGATGGAAACTACAAATATGCACGGTATAATGAGTTTATGATCGGTAGTGAGGCAGAACAATATCCGCTAGCAAAGCTGGGATCGTACACGGGAACGGCAGGAGACTCATTGATTGGCCACAAGGGCCACAAGTTTTCGACTAAGGATCGGGACAATGATTTTGGAGGTGGAAACTGTGCTGCATATTGGGAGGGAGCTTGGTGGTACGACAAATGTTTCAGCTCCACTCTGAATGGACTTCGTAAAAACAATGTGAGTGAAGGAACTATGCTTTGGGGTGGCTACAAGCCAAAATCTGGACTGGCATACTCAAGAATGATGATTCGTGAGACGTAA
- the LOC121601427 gene encoding techylectin-5B-like — translation MIVCNTIVYVVVLLVFTVKADGDEQNVTIPSFADEEYRTKETSLEQLLLRTNEIEQKQSDVTEMINNMLQNMEHIRESIDEKLAFQAILSDRLQLTISQMGDMIGLNLTALQIQSSIAIKKVQETISQKMLHQQKLFEGLPASINQLSETLAQNLTALQIQSSTIMKDRESIDQKLSHLEKLFEELPSTINGSVNQLSKTLDQNFTALQAQVNATIKQDRESTDQMLTEISGAIKQLVKTINQNYMTLETRLNKLQSEQNASKKYAQMQLEIQQQESKTDLEMLVLKSGLNLQGISFRSCYENPSKRSGKYVIQPSNNDEPFLGYCEQAAFGGGWLVIQYRCDGSVDFFRNWAEYRHGFGSMDGEFWLGLEHLYQLTSLRKHELLVELKDFDGNYKYARYSEFAIGSEEEQYPLTKLGSYTGTAGDSLLYHKGKKFSTKDRDNDPWQTTDCANQCQGGWWYGFCAHTNLNGMRIDNVTEESMTWFHYNKSWQGMAHSRMLIRET, via the coding sequence ATGATCGTTTGTAACACTATTGTATATGTTGTTGTGCTATTGGTATTCACAGTGAAGGCTGATGGTGATGAACAAAACGTTACTATTCCCTCTTTTGCCGACGAGGAGTACCGCACAAAGGAAACCTCGCTGGAACAGTTGCTGTTAAGAACTAACGAGATCGAGCAGAAGCAGTCCGACGTTACTGAGATGATCAACAATATGTTACAGAACATGGAACACATTCGAGAGTCGATTGACGAGAAACTTGCCTTTCAGGCGATCCTATCCGATCGTTTACAGCTGACTATCAGTCAGATGGGGGATATGATAGGCTTGAATCTCACCGCTCTGCAGATTCAGTCCAGTATCGCGATAAAGAAGGTTCAAGAAACAATCAGCCAGAAGATGTTGCACCAGCAGAAGTTATTCGAAGGGTTACCGGCAAGCATCAACCAGCTGAGTGAAACATTGGCTCAAAACCTTACTGCGCTACAGATTCAGTCGTCTACCATAATGAAGGATCGAGAGTCAATCGATCAAAAGCTATCACATCTGGAGAAGCTGTTTGAAGAGTTACCGTCAACCATCAATGGAAGCGTCAACCAATTGAGTAAAACTTTGGATCAAAACTTTACTGCGCTACAGGCACAGGTTAATGCCACCATAAAGCAGGATCGAGAGTCAACCGATCAGATGCTGACTGAGATTAGTGGTGCCATTAAACAACTAGTTAAAACTATAAACCAGAACTACATGACGCTGGAGACTCGGCTGAATAAACTACAGTCTGAACAAAACGCCAGCAAAAAATATGCGCAGATGCAGCTGGAGATACAACAACAAGAATCAAAGACAGATTTAGAAATGTTAGTGCTAAAATCTGGCTTGAATCTTCAAGgtatttcgtttcgttcgtgTTATGAGAATCCATCAAAGCGATCGGGAAAATATGTTATACAGCCAAGTAACAACGATGAGCCATTTCTGGGATATTGCGAGCAGGCTGCTTTCGGAGGAGGTTGGCTAGTGATCCAGTATCGTTGCGATGGATCGGTGGACTTTTTCCGCAACTGGGCCGAGTATCGGCACGGATTTGGCAGCATGGATGGAGAGTTCTGGCTTGGGCTGGAGCATTTGTATCAGTTGACCTCTTTGCGAAAGCACGAACTGCTGGTGGAGCTGAAAGACTTCGATGGAAACTACAAGTACGCGCGGTATAGTGAATTTGCCATCGGCAGTGAGGAAGAGCAATACCCGCTAACGAAGCTGGGATCGTACACGGGAACGGCAGGAGACTCATTGTTGTATCACAAGGGCAAGAAGTTTTCGACGAAGGATCGGGACAATGATCCATGGCAAACTACGGATTGTGCTAACCAGTGTCAAGGAGGATGGTGGTACGGGTTCTGTGCGCATACAAATCTTAACGGAATGCGTATAGATAATGTGACTGAAGAGTCAATGACCTGGTTCCACTACAATAAATCTTGGCAGGGTATGGCACACTCAAGAATGCTCATCCGCGAAACATAG
- the LOC121601421 gene encoding ficolin-1-like gives MNVCEALLYMAVVMICTQGTQVVCYGKSVRYSFLPSVEYHLIVSRLVNFYKILEVLESGMKKSVAFESCKEILSKRSGKYLIKPRKNDEPFLGYCQQTAFGGGWLVFQHRYDGSVDFYRNWTEYRNGFGSMDGEFWLGLEHLHRMTSARKHELLVELKDFDGNYKYARYDEFAIGSEAEQYPLVKLGSYTGTAEDALTFHKDDTFSTKDRDNDSWVGGNCATIWKGAWWYNKCGHSNLNGVYVNSYKKESMHWSLKHFTGMAYTRMMIREI, from the coding sequence ATGAACGTGTGCGAAGCTTTATTGTACATGGCGGTTGTAATGATATGTACGCAAGGAACGCAGGTTGTTTGTTACGGAAAATCCGTTAGATATTCGTTTCTGCCAAGTGTTGAGTACCACCTGATAGTATCCAGGTTGGTCAATTTCTATAAAATACTTGAGGTACTAGAATCAGGAATGAAGAAAAGTGTTGCGTTTGAGTCGTGCAAAGAGATTCTATCGAAGCGATCGGGCAAATACCTAATAAAGCCTAGAAAAAACGATGAACCTTTCCTGGGATATTGCCAACAGACTGCTTTCGGAGGAGGATGGTTAGTGTTCCAGCATCGTTACGACGGATCGGTTGACTTTTACCGCAACTGGACCGAGTATCGGAATGGGTTTGGCAGCATGGATGGAGAGTTCTGGCTTGGGTTGGAGCATTTACATCGCATGACATCGGCACGAAAGCACGAGCTGCTGGTAGAGCTAAAAGACTTTGATGGAAACTATAAGTACGCACGGTATGATGAGTTCGCGATCGGGAGTGAGGCTGAACAATATCCGTTGGTGAAGCTGGGATCGTACACGGGAACAGCCGAAGACGCTTTGACTTTCCACAAGGACGATACGTTCTCCACGAAGGATCGGGACAATGATAGCTGGGTCGGTGGAAACTGTGCAACCATTTGGAAGGGAGCATGGTGGTACAACAAATGCGGTCATTCTAATCTTAACGGAGTTTATGTCAATAGTTATAAGAAAGAATCCATGCATTGGTCCCTAAAACATTTTACAGGAATGGCGTACACAAGAATGATGATACGCGAAATTTAG
- the LOC121601425 gene encoding tubulin-specific chaperone E-like, translated as MILQNHLEHGVRVKVGQHFGTVRYVGEVPNTEGEWIGIEWDDPERGKHSGSVNGVQYFQTRSPKAGSMIRSEKLAKFQTLEQAITEKYISTEDTLRLDSEMIRAVQKQLHAPLFEIVGMEKVGGKQSNLQQLVDVSVRYCPVNAAGDLSSFVNLQMLDVSSTLLWNWTVVASIAEQIPTLQELNLSNNRFVDPYEEQISMLAQKFQNIRKIILRSCALGSWSEVVRLARMWPAIEYLSLEQNEIGYVEDEAPYIVALSRLKHLDLQNNSVCDVESVRNLGKLPALEELLLNGNGIREVRFSEDCPHNEKVDLFRQLRTIYLRENPLQDQCSTFNELDKLARLEHVTLDPDPSVSYEETVARIVGSIAGLCMFNRSTISEKLRRDSECDMWKLYANQWAEVRNDAQRLKAFFKSHRMYPRVMERLGSPEQFLPDTRKVTNMIHLQLLNETTAERRDKKVPKRINLHTLQNLIVKLFGLPDSTSSLRLYLLDRKRKVRIPLENHGKSLDFYSVEDNDTIVFE; from the exons ATGATACTGCAGAATCATCTCGAGCACGGCGTGCGCGTTAAAGTGGGCCAGCACTTCGGAACGGTTCGATACGTGGGCGAG GTGCCAAACACGGAAGGCGAATGGATTGGCATCGAATGGGACGATCCGGAGCGGGGTAAACACTCGGGCTCGGTCAACGGGGTGCAGTACTTCCAGACGAG ATCTCCCAAGGCAGGCTCGATGATCCGCAGCGAGAAGCTCGCCAAATTCCAAACGCTCGAGCAAGCCATCACGGAGAAGTACATCAGCACGGAGGACACGCTGCGGCTCGACTCGGAGATGATCCGGGCGGTGCAGAAGCAACTCCATGCACCGCTGTTCGAGATCGTCGGCATGGAGAAGGTGGGCGGTAAGCAGAGCAATCTGCAGCAGCTGGTTGACGTCTCGGTGCGCTACTGTCCGGTGAATGCGGCCGGCGATCTGAGCAGCTTCGTCAACCTGCAGATGCTGGACGTGTCGTCGACGCTCCTGTGGAACTGGACCGTCGTGGCGAGCATTGCCGAGCAGATACCGACCCTGCAGGAACTAAATCTATC GAACAACCGGTTTGTCGATCCGTACGAGGAGCAGATCAGCATGTTGGCGCAGAAGTTTCAAAACATTCGCAAAATCATTCTACGCAGCTGTGCGCTTGGATCGTGGAGTGAGGTCGTACGGCTGGCACGCATGTGGCCCGCGATCGAGTACCTTTCGCTCGAGCAGAACGAGATCGGGTACGTCGAGGACGAGGCACCGTACATTGTAGCGCTCAGCCGGCTGAAGCATCTGGATCTGCAGAACAACTCGGTGTGTGACGTCGAGTCGGTACGCAATCTGGGCAAACTGCCCGCCCTcgaggagctgctgctgaacgGGAACGGTATCCGGGAGGTGCGCTTCTCCGAGGACTGTCCGCACAACGAGAAGGTGGACCTGTTTCGGCAGCTGCGCACGATCTATCTGCGGGAAAATCCGCTCCAGGACCAGTGCAGCACGTTCAACGAGCTCGATAAGCTGGCCCGCCTCGAGCACGTCACGCTCGATCCCGATCCGTCCGTCAGCTACGAGGAGACGGTGGCCCGCATCGTCGGCTCGATCGCTGGCCTGTGCATGTTCAACCGGTCCACGATCAGCGAAAAGCTGCGCCGCGACTCCGAGTGCGACATGTGGAAGCTGTACGCGAACCAGTGGGCGGAGGTGCGCAACGATGCGCAGCGGCTGAAGGCGTTCTTCAAATCGCACCGCATGTATCCGCGCGTGATGGAGC gGCTGGGCAGTCCGGAGCAGTTTCTACCCGACACGCGCAAGGTTACGAACATGATCCATCTGCAGCTGCTGAACGAAACGACGGCCGAGCGGCGGGACAAGAAGGTGCCGAAGCGCATCAACCTGCACACGCTGCAGAATCTGATCGTGAAGCTGTTCGGGCTGCCGGACAGTACGTCCTCGCTGCGGCTGTACCTGCTCGACCGGAAGCGGAAGGTGCGCATACCGCTCGAAAACCATGGCAAAAGTTTGGACTTTTACTCGGTGGAGGACAACGATACGATCGTGTTTGAGTAG
- the LOC121601424 gene encoding probable glucosamine 6-phosphate N-acetyltransferase, which translates to MGGPVGEEELSLYDPALLLSLNFFDSPANFNPRISAAAPGEVWLKVRPLQTGDFHRGFLQILSQLTKVGDVSLTQFLNRFAQMRASGDYYVTVIVDTRYDKIIGSATLVLERKFIHGCATRGRLEDVVVDDTYRGKQLGKLIVVTVSLLAKELGCYKMSLDCKDKLIPFYKSIGYTLEPGNANTMNIRYEATTRSIGRNAAAAGNQPEDTEPS; encoded by the exons ATGGGTGGTCCGGTGGGTGAG gAGGAACTGTCCCTGTACGATCCGGCACTGCTGCTCAGCCTAAACTTCTTCGATTCGCCCGCTAACTTTAACCCGCGCATCTCGGCGGCCGCACCGGGCGAAGTTTGGCTGAAGGTGCGACCCCTGCAAACTGGCGATTTCCATCGCGGCTTCCTGCAAATTCTGTCCCAGCTGACGAAAGTGGGCGATGTTTCGCTTACACAATTTCTCA ATCGCTTTGCACAAATGCGTGCCAGCGGCGACTACTACGTAACGGTGATTGTCGACACGCGGTACGACAAAATCATTGGCAGTGCAACGCTGGTGCTCGAGCGGAAGTTTATACACGGCTGTGCAACCCGGGGCCGGCTCGAGGATGTCGTTGTGGACGATACGTACCGTGGCAAGCAGCTGGGAAAATT AATTGTGGTCACGGTCAGCCTGCTGGCCAAGGAGCTCGGCTGCTACAAGATGTCGCTGGACTGCAAGGACAAGCTCATACCTTTCTACAAATCGATCGGCTACACGCTGGAACCGGGCAATGCCAACACGATGAACATCCGGTACGAGGCGACCACGCGAAGCATCGGGCGCAATGCAGCGGCCGCGGGCAACCAGCCCGAAGACACGGAACCATCCTGA
- the LOC121601423 gene encoding PSME3-interacting protein-like — MASGFVTETELAEARRKRQEEWEKVRTADQPEEAPEDEYDPRSLYERLQEQKQKKDSEFEEAHKLKNMIKGLDDDEVEFLDLVDKNRMQAERQAHLEEQKELNEFRAKVATLQEKRLDEQIQQQVSKPKPAKAPISSTRLSQKQILAGVVRKRKAEPDNEPKEEPAEKLPVPAPTTTNGVGAPEEKETSSPTTTTSIAKKGPNLAMRVIGILPGMGSYDEDDSDSDNSSEDSELDNSQEYDWIGRKITRKTCDGK, encoded by the exons ATGGCGAGTGGATTCGTGACCGAGACGGAGCTGGCCGAAGCACGTCGCAAACGGCAAGAGGAATGGGAAAAGGTTAGGACAGCCGATCAGCCCGAAG AGGCTCCCGAGGATGAGTATGACCCGCGGTCACTGTACGAAAGGCTGCAGGagcagaaacaaaagaaagacaGCGAGTTCGAGGAAGCGCACAAACTCA AGAACATGATCAAAGGGTTAGACGACGATGAGGTGGAGTTTCTAGATTTGGTGGACAAAAATCGAATGCAAGCGGAACGGCAGGCCCACCTGGAGGAACAGAAAGAGCTGAACGAGTTTCGGGCCAAGGTTGCCACGCTGCAGGAAAAACGGTTAGACGAG CAAATACAGCAGCAAGTGTCGAAACCGAAACCCGCCAAAGCACCGATCAGCAGCACACGGCTCAGCCAGAAGCAAATACTAGCCGGCGTGGTGCGCAAGCGGAAGGCGGAACCGGACAACGAACCGAAGGAGGAGCCGGCCGAGAAGCTGCCAGTACCGGCACCGACCACAACCAACGGTGTAGGAGCAccggaagaaaaggaaacgtcCAGCCCAACCACCACAACGAGCATTGCAAAGAAGGGCCCGAACCTGGCCATGCGGGTAATCGGGATACTGCCGGGCATGGGCTCGTACGATGAGGATGATTCCGACTCGGACAACAGTTCGGAGGATTCCGAGCTAGACAACAGCCAGGAGTACGATTGGATAGGGCGAAAGATTACCCGCAAGACTTGCGATGGGAAATGA